Proteins from a single region of Labedella gwakjiensis:
- the hpf gene encoding ribosome hibernation-promoting factor, HPF/YfiA family: METNIVGLGLGITDRFRDYVEEKSDKLGNLADRALAFDVKVSRHHDKSGKPGEDRVELTLVGPGPLVRAEASGSDKYVAFDLAIAKILERVRRSKDRKKVHRGKGRTPLRAASEQGFANAGLQAASVDVLERVQTGSLDVVGSEDETDEENYSPVVIREKEFPAEWMTVDEAVDRMELVGHDFFLFIDARTDQPSVVYRRKGWDYGVIELVDESAKAAARG; the protein is encoded by the coding sequence GTGGAAACCAACATCGTCGGTCTGGGGCTGGGGATCACGGATCGCTTCCGCGACTACGTCGAGGAGAAGTCCGACAAGCTCGGGAACCTCGCGGATCGCGCACTCGCATTCGACGTCAAGGTCAGCCGTCATCACGACAAGAGCGGCAAGCCCGGCGAGGACAGGGTCGAGCTCACTCTCGTCGGCCCCGGCCCGCTCGTCCGAGCGGAGGCCTCCGGCTCGGACAAGTACGTCGCCTTCGACCTCGCCATCGCCAAGATCCTCGAACGGGTCAGGCGATCGAAGGATCGGAAGAAGGTCCATCGAGGGAAGGGCAGGACGCCGCTCCGAGCGGCGAGCGAGCAGGGCTTCGCGAACGCGGGGCTGCAGGCCGCGTCCGTCGACGTTCTCGAGCGCGTGCAGACCGGCTCCCTCGACGTCGTCGGCTCCGAGGACGAGACCGATGAGGAGAACTACAGCCCCGTCGTGATCCGCGAGAAGGAGTTCCCCGCCGAGTGGATGACGGTGGACGAGGCGGTGGATCGCATGGAGCTCGTCGGTCACGACTTCTTCCTGTTCATCGACGCGCGGACCGATCAGCCGAGCGTCGTCTACCGACGCAAGGGATGGGACTACGGCGTGATCGAGCTCGTCGACGAGTCGGCCAAGGCGGCCGCTCGCGGCTGA